Below is a window of Chaetodon trifascialis isolate fChaTrf1 chromosome 17, fChaTrf1.hap1, whole genome shotgun sequence DNA.
GCCGTTAACAAAAACACTTATTTCCTGCCAAGCCAATTGATTATTTGCTCCAATCCCACTTCATTCACCCTCGGGTTTATCAGCGCAACATCCTCGGAGCAGACCTGGAACTGTAACAACTGGCTTAATGGGTGCaatagacacaaacacacgggGATGATATATTGTGGGGTCGCTCTTTTGTACTCGTTTTTTCTAAAGCAGGACTATCAGTATAGAAGCTGACCACAGATCGGTGAATAGGGGGCTGAATGGATGTTACCATGGATTCGTTTATAGCTATTCCAGTCACACACTCAACACATGAATACTCATGTGTACCGTGCACACGCCTGCATAGCAGCTGTAATATTGGAGCAAACAGCATGTGCACATCCGCCTCTGCAAGCCGCTTCGAGTGAAAACTCCATTTTCTCATCTTATTTCTCGTTAAAATACCGACTCGCAGAGCATGTGAGGAGGCGCTTTCTAAACAAACAGCCTCTGTTAAACTGTgctcttttcagccaatcactcCATTAAGCCGGAACACAAACATTCCCACCACTCAGGCTCGTCGTCGAGGCAACGGTGCGCTGGGAGGGGCTACACGTTCTGATTGGACAGTcacctgtgcgtgtgtgcttcaTTTAAGTCAGAAAAGCAGGACTGTAACAGTGGGGCTTCAGTCTAGactgaaatacctcaacaaTTATTGGATGCATTGTGAAATGATGTACTGACAGTCACGATCCCCAGAGGATTGATCATAATGGCGCCAATCAAtatagcgccaccatgaggttggcaTTATGACCTGCAAAActaattcccatcagcctcacctgTACTTTGGCTTATCGCTAATTAGCAAAAGTTATCATGCTAGCAAGCTAAActaacatggtaaacattatacctgctaaacatcagcatggtaGCATCGTCATTGCACGTTGGCGTGCCAAAGTTCTcgttctcttcttctgtggtggttgtAAAACAGAGGGTGATCTGTTGATACTGCCCATCTCTCAGGCACACACTCAGCTCAACATTTGTGCCAGCACTGCGCACTTATACGTACTTTATAGCAGGTTGAATATTGTTTTGTAGACCGTCTTGACAGCGCTGTTTCGGAAAGGCAAATTTGCAAAGATTTGTGCTATTTAAAATGCACCAGTGCTATGAGCTTTGAATTGCCACCCAAGAGGATTTTATGTTTGCCAATGAGAGAAATAATCACCAAGTGAAGTGTCGGTCTCAAAGCAAAGAGGTTGAGATTAATGATTTAAATGCTGGAATAAATCTCAGCCACTAGACTGAGTCATATCTAGCTGTCCTCCACATTCAGTCTTTGTGGAAACGCCGAATGTGCGGAAACAGTCAAAGGTCTTAAATTGTTGCCGTGGTGCAGAATGAAAACTTTCACATGGATTTGTGGAAACAGATATGTGTAATAAAACCGACGTTAATCCTCGACCCCTTGCTATCTTGTTTTGCAGATAGCACAAGCAGCCAAGCCTTCCTCTCAGGCTGATGACTTGTACCTGGATGACACAGGCTCGGGAGGCTACTACCCTGAAGACGATGATGACTTTAACTCAGGGTCTGGCTCAGGTAAGAcatatttccacacacacacacacacacacacacacttacagatttgggtaaagacacacacacgcgcttgCATGCTCATCAGGCTATTACCCAGAGGTCTGAtgactttcattttcaagtcTGCTGCAGGTAAGTTTTATGAATGCTAAGTTTTTCCAAAGTTGTGCCatcacttcctccctcctctccctctccttcctcctcctcctctctttgtctatTCTcgcttcctttctctttctctcacttgaTTTCAATTGAGATTGCCTTGTCAGCCAGTCTGCCGTGGGCAAGTGTGCAAATTttttacatgtctttttttattagCTCCTCTGCTCTACTTGCTTTAAGCACCTTTACAACGCTCACTCCTTTGTCAAAAGTAACTCTTCTTTCTGAGAGTTTTATCACTGCAGTGAGAGAAGGTCACACCAGGTGAAAGGAGACGGGACTGTGATCAATAGCCCTTccaatactgtatatataccCTATTACTCTGCTCTGCCACCCTGTATTCTATAGGATCAGACTGTAAATAATACATAACAATTAAATCCATCGAGTGGGAAGTTAACTAAGACAAACTGTACAACAGGCATGCCCATATTGTACACATATGCGCATTGTCCCAAGACGTGCTGTGCCAGATTTACCAAGCAAACATTTTACACGCTGCCCTTCAGTGGAGACATTATTTACCTGtcaccctcttcctcccaggGGGAGGTGAAGAAGTGATGGAGGAAACAGTGACTGTCAGTATGGTTTATATCGAGCCCAATGCAGCAGAACCCACCCAGGACTCCACCAAAGACTTCACCCCAAGAGTGGAGACAGCCACGGTCAGAGAAAAGGCCCGGGACAGCACACCCAGGAAACCACTCAGAACAGAGGTAAGAAGCATCCCTGATACACGATTTTTCAAGCTGATGTCAGTTTTAATAACAGTTTTAATAAGGTCTGGTAATAATTTCTTGACATGTAAGCTGATACATATCTGCAATGAGCTGATATCGCTGGTTGAGCTTTAATAAGAAGTAAGTTTGGACAAAAGTGAGCAGGACAAGGGATGACAGACAGTTTCGACTGTTTGAAGtcatagtttgacatttttggaaatacaccAATTCCCCTTCTTTAGATGAGAAattaaatgagaagatcaacacTTAGCGGCCTcgtaaatatgaagctggatcCAGGagatagcttagcttagctaagcttagcataaaagctgaaaacagcgggaaaactgctagcctggctctgtctaaaggtaaTAAAAGTGTGCAGACTTGCggggcaaccagcagagactccaggaagtccgGCCAAGATGTAATGTGtttattagtgagctttaaataTGCTGGTGACTTCTttacatttggacagagccaggctagctgtttcagcctgcttccactctttgtgctaagctaagctaaaagtCTCTTGGCTATTGTTATATATCAAGCTGCAAGATATCccctaactcttggcaagaaagtggaTAAGTATATCTTAAATCTTGAACTATTCCCTCCAGTAGACATTCTGTATTTGACGTCTTGTGTGACAATGCACTGATGTAGTTTGGTGCTCTGAGCATCTTAAGAGTCCATGATCACAATTTTAAAGACTATTTAAGGACTAAAAGTATATGTCTCTATTAATCCCATCCACAAGTATTTGCTACGTTTCTTCCAGTCTAAAATGCTCGCCATGCGCTTTAATGTAACCAGGGATATTGTGACACGTGACTTAAAGTCATTGATAATCATGGTGGCTCATTTGTTACTGCTGCCTCAGTATTTCTTTATCTGACCCAGCATGTCATCAAATCTCCTGTAATACCAGGAGCCGCGAGGGTGTTTTCAGGATAAAGATCAAGTGCTCACGTCAGTTCTCAGTGTTTTTTCGCTCCATTGCAAATTATGGAGGATTACATTTCTGTTGGACGTAATCACATATTCTGGAACCATCCTGGATCTCACTTCTGTGTTGCGctcttactgtactgtactggaTACTACATCTGTTTGGGATTAGTCGTCAAGGTCTCAACCCCCTAAGCCAAGCCTACCTGGCCCCATCccattttttccctcttgccTCTGTCACTACTCCCTTAGCCAAATGCACTGGCTCAGTTCCATTTTGGTCCTTTGCACCCCTCTCTAGTGTTACTGGAAAAAGCATGGGATACATAGGCCCGGATCCATTCCAGATACTTTGCTTCTTTTCCAAGACTCCCACAAAAACCATGGGGTCACTGGCTCTGTTTTCACTGCCTACTTTTCTTTAGTCTTGCACTAATCTTTTTGGGAAATCTGGATTTGTTCCATTTTCTTCTCTGGCTTGCCTCTACAGGGTTCACTGGCCAGGTTCCATTTTGATCAATGTTCTTGTCCTTTGACTACACCTTCTTGCTAAGTGTTCCTTAAAGGAGCAGCTAAACATTTCTGGAAATAAACATCTTTGCTCTTTTGCCAGGAGTTAGATTAGGAGATTGACATCCTTCAAGTGTCTGCACGTTGAATATAAAGCTAGAGTGAGCAccttgttagcttagcttagcataaagactggaaacagctagatTACCAAATCCACTTACTaccacctctgaagctcaccaaTGAACACAGTATGTCTCTGTtgtttatttcttgtttgttgtGGGATAATTTCTTGGCCGGGTGCAGTGACTCACTCGAGTTGCTTTATAACCTCAAAGTGATGAGATTTCAGGGAATAACTGCGCCGCGGCCAAGAAACAGTCCTGCATATAACCACATGTAAAACCATAAATTGGCATTTATACACATCAGTTTTTGCATAGTCTAACAAATATGATATAGGGGCTCCCCATGTGGTAAAGGCAGAGTCCTGACCACAGCGGCCCGGGTccctttgctgcatgtgatCCCTCCTCTTTcccgtctctctgcagctgcactggaAGACACAATATGAAAGTCAGCTGTCAATAAAGCAATCTCTCTCTTGCCTCTTCCCCCTACCGTCTTTCTTCTGGTCCTGCAGGCACCAGTACCAGTTACAGAGGACATACAGAGGAACCAGATGACTAGTACGACTAGTGCCCCCAGCTCACCCCAGGAGGCCATTGAGGTCCGCACTGAAAACCTCTTCCAGAGGACAGAGGTGTTGGCAGGTACGTGTCATAATAAGCTGCAACAAATcacataaatacacagagagacacacacatgtgtgcTAATAATTTGACTCTCTTGTTTCTATATTTGGGCTTTGGTTGGGTGGTgcagcagcttttgttttctgcaaaGCTGGCTGCAGATATGATGAAGACTATCTTGAAAGAATAATCGCTGTCTTGTTGAGAGTTCGATGACAGGATTGATAtcactgtgtctgcatgctacacgtgaagctacagccagtgaGCTGCGACTGTAaacgggggaaacagctagcctttatgctaagctaaccacctctGAGCTTTAGCTTCAAAGTCATTGTACTGAGAGTGGTATCAAgtcttcttatctaactctcaACAACAGAgggtattttccaaaatgtggACGCATTCCTTTCATATTCCAGCCCATAATAATACTTTccttgtttgttgtgtttactTAGTTTGCTGTCTAATGTTTCTCAGATTCATATACGTTACAACACGTCGGCATATTTCTGGTAAATAACTAAGTCTTGGAAATCTCTGAAATTTTTTCCCTAATGTCTCCCACCTGATCCACTTCTCACAATAATTACTTTTAATAAACTCCATCTGCGTCCCTCTTTGGGACCTTGTAGAGTTCACAGCATTGTGGGTGTTTCAAGTGTGTGCGTTGCTCGCTCTGAATACATGAAAGAGGGTGGAAAGGAAATTATCGGACTCTAAATCACTGAGCTCTCTGGTGCGGTCTCTCTTTCCCTGCGTGTCTGAGGCAAGCATTGATTGGCACCTCACTTTGTTGTGATACCCATCTGGTGTTGGAAATATGCAGAAATAACATCAACGAGGACAAATCAGGACAGCTTCAGTTAGACGAGAAGCTCAGATCTCTCTCCTATTGATAGCCTCATTTCATCTTCTGCAGACGGTTCTTGTATTGTGATGGAAAAACGAGTGTTGCCTGTAAAAGGCCTTTTTAGAAAAGGTAAACATACATTCTATACCTGGGTCACGTCCGCTCATCTCTCCACTTTGTTCTCTTTACCCTTCTAGATTATAACCATTGCTCTTCATCTCCCGGATGACTTCAATAAAAATAATTGCCCATAATCtaattttcatttattcactctGCACTGCGTCTTGGAGCCCGGCAGCAGGGCGTGTGCCATGATCTTTACCCATGGGGCCATGAGACCAGTCAACATGTGGAAGCCTAaagtggagcagaggggagatTGTAGCGCCAGCAGAGACCTTAAACAGATTAGGAAGCTATAAAGAACCTCATGCAGGCATAATTGGGAGGGAGAGTGGAATAAGCCCATGTGGCGAGTTAGGAGCATTAGTTCTGAGAGTCAGGGTCAAAGCTGGAGGGGGGGCGTTTGTGAATACCCTGGTGGATTTTCCCTTGATGCTGGTTCACAATGCAGGTTTTATTTTAAGGATAAAAgagtcaaaaacaacaaatcaaacaattaATAATAACAGTACTAATACTGCAGTTTATTTCATGGCACTCGAGGTCACCTTACATCATATGATTCAACTCAGCGTTTTATTTTTTGCTCCTCTGCCGTCCACCAGATGTGCTGCGCTGACCCTCCAGTCTCTGCCGACACACCCTAATTTACCAAACTCAGGCTCATTATCACACGATACTGGGAAATCACTCAAGTTAATTTGCGAACAGATGGTGGCTTGAGTCATGAGAAACCATGTGAAATATCAAAGATTCAcgcagaaaatgacaaatgacattCAGCAAGCGCTGCAGTGTGCAAAGTCGCTTGAGGCCAAATGTTTACAGAGTGTGGAATAAAGGGGCGTTTCATTAATCTTCCTCATGAAGATCTGTTTGCTTGTCCTGGTTAAAAACTGTATAACTGTAAAATCTGAGGACATGCATGTAATTATTATCCATTATTGTAACTGGGATGTCGGATTTCAAAGGCGTGCTTCACAGCCAAGGTAGATCTAATTTTTTGTGAAGTgtagtatttttttatttgagccATCATTATTTAGGTTATTTTGGCCttttaattcagaaaatgtcatattttttcAGTATAAGAGACCAAAAATACTGTTTCAGAGAAGACTTCTCACATCTAACATCACAGTGTCAACTCTATCTACAGTCCCAAACtacaaaaatgctgcttttttagTATCATCCAACCACAAGAACTCACCAATTTAAATGCCGACAGCGACAATATTTAAGTCTTGCCATGAGATTCATCAGCCAGATCGGGAACAGAGAAGGGGTTTAGCTCAAGCCCTGACTGGCAGAGTGGCTGCTGTTCGTTTGTCCCCATTGGATTTATTCGCCCGACTGTTAAGCGATGGAACCAATACCATCAGCTTCTCCCTCTTAAGCCCCAGTTAGCGGCCACTGATTGGAATCCAGACCATGTCGAATCAGCCAAGCTTGGAACGGCACGGCTCAGTGTACCAATCAAGAATTGGAGCCTTAATATCCACTAAATGGAACACTAACTTTTAAGCAGGACACGCGTTAGAAGGAGGGAAATGAACCACGGGAAGTGACTGACTTGAGGCAAATTGAAGGCTTTCCCATTGATGTGAAGTTAACTGCACTGGTTTCTACATTCATCTGCGACGGTTGCCGCTTGATAGAGCTGCTAAAATTAGCCGTGACTGCACAAGCTGTAAGACACAATTCATGTTGGACTGACAAGCCCTTTGTTTAGGACAGATTTACTGATTTGACTCTCCGAGCACTGACGGTTACCTTCCCTTTCGTCCCTCTCAGCTGTTATTGCAGGTGGCGTGATCGGCTTCCTGTTCGccatcttcctcatcctcctcctggtcTACCGCATGAGGAAGAAGGACGAGGGCAGCTATGACCTGGGAGAGAGGAAACCCTCCGGCGCAGCCTATCAGAAGGCGCCAACCAAGGAGTTTTATGCATAAAAGCCGGCCCCTCCCGTCATCAGAACGACAAATCGCGGGTGACTGTGAAAGGCGCAGTCCGTTGACAACAGCAAACCTGTTCAAACACAACAAGAAACAAGTTGATTAAGGAAAAATAGCATAAAGGAAAGCTTTTGCATAGAGTATTGTAATTAAgaccttttctctcttctttttttttttttttttttaaatgaaaaccaAGCATTTCTCATTTTATGGCAAATCTCAGtgtatttaaacattttgtgtattatttgaaaaggctgaaaaaaaaaaaaaaacaggatctGTAAAGGCGAGGAAACTAATCGCACCTGTCTTCTGTCAGAGGAGCTGTTTTAAGTCGCTGACTACTTTTAACTGTAGCAGTATGTtatttgtaaagaaaaaaaaatttaaaagtGGAAATAATTGAATATAATTATTCTGTATCAatcctgctttcatttttttctttttattttgtcctaGCATGTCTGATGTTGATCTCTAAAGGTGTATTACATTAATTTATCTTTTCtctgatgttaaaaaaaaatgcctttgTAGTTTTGATGAAGCTCTTTGGTCTTCATATTAACGCTGTTAACGGTCAATGTAAATGTTCTCCCTTCAGGTTACAATGTTTATTATTTGCTCTcacaccagttttttttttttttttttagtcaaaCGTGAGCGTTTTCATCATGTCTTGTTTATTTGGTTGTTCTCAGTGtagcctttctctctctctctctctctctctctctctctgttcgacggcattttattttcataccAGGTCTTCAAAAGAGTAAAAATAAGTGTGTCAGGGcttgataaaaaaaatcacctcgCTTCTGTTCTATGTCTCGCTGAACTTCTTCTCTATTTAAATGCATTCTCGTTCACATTGCACAATCACTGCTTCTGCTTCCCACTGCTGTCGTGCAGCTTTGCGTGTATGTAGAGTGTTTTGGGAATGAAGTTTCTTCTCCGTGGCTTCTGGTGTTTTTGGCCCGTAGCCACCTCCCTCGATGAGTCCCTTGAGTTTACTGATGGCACCCAAACTCTGCTAGCCTTCCTCCCTCACATcgcctccccctctctctgtttaccCTAACCTCCCTCACTCCCACCTTGTTTCAAATCGTACTGGAGCACATCCAGTCGAGTTGCCAACCGACCCCCCTCCccgctcactctctctttcagctGTATGGAGCCACCCGGGTAGCCTGGCGCTATTGTCCGTGTCCCAGTGTTGATGCTTTAGGCCTGAAGATCTGCTCGCTGAAggcctgcacacaaacacaccaggcCGGGGTTGATAAATAGGGCTGCACAGAAAATTTAAGCCTCCAGTGTGATGTCTATTGGgctattcatgttttttttttctttttttaaagtggtCGGCGCAGGTGTTTCAAAAGAGCTTCTGTCGAGAGATGAGGTTGTTTACCAGGTTTAAAACCTACACAAGATGTTTGCTCTGATGCCATTTTGCATCCTTAATCGAGCTTAACCGAATAAAAGGCCACAAAACAGCTGTTACAAAATAGCCACCAAGCTGTTTCAAATGAACCCACTGGTTacagtcacatgacaacaacaacaacaacaacagcagctacTGTACCCTCCATTTATAAAACATCAACTTGCTCTGAGGAGACACGCGTTTTGTCTGGCAGGCTTGTGAAGTTGCCTTTTTCAGCTGTGCAGTAATGTGAAGTAGATACAGTAGATGATGCTGTCACATGGTCTGAACTCCGAACGTCACCCACATGCCGCTCTTCATCCCTCTACCTCTTCATCCCTCGTGTTCCCctcccatcctcctctccctggctCTGCTGTCCGTTCTCGTCATAGGACTTAAGGTACTGAACTATACTGAAAAACCCAAAGACTCACAGTATTTCTACTCCCGACATCCTCTCAGATCGACCCCCTCCATCATGGCCACATCATGTTGTTtcccctttctctttttcttcacccttttagtttctctctctctctattagAGACCTGACCTTTGAGTCCAATTGCTTATTAGTATATGAAaagatatataaatatatataaatgtatattcACAAATGTTTTAAACCTTCAAAGTGCCTACCATTTGGAAATGTACTTGCTCAAGGTGAGCATGTGGCAGGTGTGTACACAAAGGACGGGTGTAAACGACTTGACTGGCATTCTGTGAGCATGGATGACTGTAATGGTAACTTTTTTTTAGTCTTACAAAAGCTGACAGTATTGTACCTATAAGTTGAAACAACACTACTGAATAAACATTGTGGCCTAATATCCAACTGCATCTGCCATCTTGTTTTAAAGGCGCTTTTTCCTGAACTTTTTAACCAGTGCAAGATTTTGGTGAATCGACACTGAATCACGCAGAGCTGGACGCATCTAAAGCACCTCTGTTGTTATTCTGCAGTTACCAGTTGTTGAAAACTGCCAGTGTGACTTCAGGGAtttggaaattaaataaatcagtTTATACAATGGATTAAGTCAttaatcaagcaaaaa
It encodes the following:
- the sdc2 gene encoding syndecan-2; protein product: MRNVWIILTLGLTVFLTGETIAQAAKPSSQADDLYLDDTGSGGYYPEDDDDFNSGSGSGGGEEVMEETVTVSMVYIEPNAAEPTQDSTKDFTPRVETATVREKARDSTPRKPLRTEAPVPVTEDIQRNQMTSTTSAPSSPQEAIEVRTENLFQRTEVLAAVIAGGVIGFLFAIFLILLLVYRMRKKDEGSYDLGERKPSGAAYQKAPTKEFYA